In the genome of Leptospira sanjuanensis, one region contains:
- a CDS encoding putative phage abortive infection protein, with protein MIEFHRENVGEFQLGRFKGRSIFIPMLREYRILLRIVKKEIERLHLIYNNEEVVNISYLIFFYGVGKTSTKILTNALARYPKFLIKKLVIKLQNPKTIKKVRKKSKLSYIPFQGHQSRLGHYYRNLYAIVKFVHYQRINIDKYEYVRNIRSQLSNHEQALLLINIISDIGLTWKKEFFLEKYRLVRNIPKGFFNESKEFDPTHYLPAKYMEYNDIEILRAKIG; from the coding sequence ATGATTGAATTTCATCGAGAAAATGTAGGTGAATTTCAACTTGGTCGGTTTAAAGGTAGAAGTATATTTATTCCTATGTTAAGAGAATATCGAATACTATTACGCATTGTAAAGAAGGAGATCGAGAGACTTCATCTGATTTACAACAATGAAGAAGTTGTAAATATTTCGTACTTAATCTTTTTTTACGGAGTTGGAAAAACTTCTACAAAAATACTCACTAACGCCCTTGCTCGTTATCCTAAGTTTCTCATTAAGAAATTGGTTATAAAGTTACAAAATCCTAAAACCATAAAAAAAGTGAGAAAGAAAAGTAAACTGAGTTATATTCCTTTTCAAGGACATCAATCTCGTTTAGGTCATTACTATAGGAATTTATATGCGATTGTTAAATTTGTTCACTATCAAAGAATAAACATAGATAAATATGAGTACGTTAGAAATATTCGGTCTCAGTTATCAAATCATGAACAAGCATTACTTCTAATTAATATCATTTCTGATATCGGTTTGACTTGGAAAAAGGAATTCTTTTTAGAAAAGTATAGGTTAGTCAGAAATATTCCAAAAGGTTTTTTTAATGAGAGTAAGGAGTTTGATCCGACTCATTATTTGCCAGCCAAATATATGGAATATAATGATATTGAGATACTAAGGGCTAAAATAGGTTAG
- a CDS encoding RipA family octameric membrane protein, protein MKHKYEVLLEEYKIISNQIIHWDKQYWIKSNFFLAIESLFLSGISIFLLKGEINIELPIITILISLIVFNILICLIWRLSCLRTKEYLNLRFRRSKKIEKKLGHIRLIKIHDREKFLPKHNSSGQQESLLPILFIFLWIIIAIISSYTHMLPFICDYCYRMSLP, encoded by the coding sequence ATGAAACACAAATACGAAGTACTACTAGAAGAATATAAAATTATTTCAAATCAAATAATTCATTGGGACAAACAATATTGGATAAAAAGTAATTTTTTCTTAGCAATAGAATCTTTATTCCTTTCTGGAATCTCAATTTTCCTTTTAAAGGGAGAAATTAATATTGAATTACCTATCATTACAATACTAATCTCTCTTATTGTATTTAACATACTAATTTGCTTAATTTGGAGATTAAGCTGCCTAAGAACGAAGGAATATCTTAATTTAAGATTCAGAAGATCAAAAAAAATCGAAAAGAAACTTGGTCATATTCGTTTAATTAAAATTCACGACAGAGAGAAATTTTTACCTAAACATAATTCTAGCGGACAACAAGAATCATTACTTCCTATTCTATTTATATTTCTTTGGATTATTATAGCAATAATTTCATCCTATACCCATATGCTCCCATTTATCTGTGATTATTGCTACAGAATGAGTTTGCCGTAG